The Microbacterium luteum genome includes a region encoding these proteins:
- a CDS encoding 3-hydroxyacyl-CoA dehydrogenase family protein, translating into MITVPSTVGVIGGGRMGAGIAQVFAQAGAQVTVIERDPAAAGAAAARLADGIRKAAERDASVDVDAIAGRVAASADYEALRNAELVIEAVPETFALKVEAMQRAEGIVEESAWLATNTSSLSVTRLAAQLARPERVCGLHFFNPVPPSSLVEIVLTPSTDPDLRQRAEQWVTSLGKTPIVVNDAPGFASSRLGAAIALEAMRMLEEGVASAEDIDTAMVLGYRHATGPLRTSDLVGLDVRLGIAEYLYETLGERFAPPQILRDKVAAGELGRKTGRGFFDYA; encoded by the coding sequence ATGATCACTGTTCCCTCCACCGTCGGCGTGATCGGGGGCGGCCGCATGGGCGCCGGTATCGCGCAAGTGTTCGCTCAGGCGGGCGCCCAGGTCACCGTGATCGAACGTGACCCGGCGGCGGCGGGCGCGGCCGCCGCGCGGTTGGCCGATGGGATCCGCAAGGCCGCGGAGCGGGATGCCTCGGTCGACGTCGACGCAATCGCCGGCCGCGTCGCGGCCAGCGCCGACTACGAGGCGCTGCGGAATGCCGAGCTCGTGATCGAAGCTGTCCCAGAGACATTCGCACTCAAGGTCGAGGCGATGCAGAGAGCAGAGGGGATCGTGGAGGAGTCGGCGTGGCTGGCCACGAATACCTCATCGTTGTCGGTGACAAGGCTCGCGGCGCAGCTGGCGAGGCCGGAGCGCGTGTGCGGACTGCACTTCTTCAATCCGGTGCCGCCCTCGTCACTCGTCGAGATCGTGCTGACGCCGTCGACCGACCCGGACCTGCGGCAACGGGCGGAGCAGTGGGTGACATCGCTGGGGAAGACCCCGATCGTCGTCAACGACGCGCCCGGCTTCGCGAGCTCCCGCCTGGGCGCGGCAATCGCGCTGGAAGCGATGCGGATGCTCGAAGAGGGGGTGGCCAGCGCTGAGGACATCGACACGGCGATGGTGCTGGGATACCGTCACGCGACAGGTCCGTTGCGCACCTCCGATCTTGTCGGGCTGGACGTGCGTCTCGGGATCGCCGAATACCTCTATGAGACGCTCGGCGAGCGGTTCGCCCCGCCGCAGATCCTCCGCGACAAGGTCGCGGCCGGGGAGCTGGGACGCAAGACGGGACGCGGCTTCTTCGACTACGCGTGA
- a CDS encoding LysR family transcriptional regulator: MDLQQLRTFLAVAEELHFGRAAERLHMAQPPISRGIQQLERELGARLFERSTRKVTLTSVGEALVAPAQEVLDALDRVSRVARAAGTGEIGHVRLAYAGASSNVMVGLLARAVNQNHPGIHLELLSQHFAQPAMQLLTRGDIDIALGRWDHIPAAVRTRVIAVEELVIAVPETHRLADAGAVSIAQFEGEPFVSLQPQTGTLLLERLRQMSRAAGFNADVVQHAPDSWTLMSLVSAEIGCSLTLSSVIDSIADPHLRFLRLTDDVAPVELRMAWLRDSDDRALHAVLRLSESVLPTPQD; the protein is encoded by the coding sequence ATGGATCTGCAGCAGCTGCGCACCTTCCTCGCCGTCGCCGAGGAACTGCACTTCGGACGGGCAGCCGAGCGCCTGCATATGGCGCAGCCGCCGATCAGCCGCGGCATCCAGCAGCTGGAGCGGGAGTTGGGTGCGCGGCTGTTCGAGCGGAGCACCCGCAAGGTAACGCTGACCTCGGTGGGCGAGGCCCTCGTCGCCCCCGCCCAGGAGGTCCTGGACGCGCTGGACCGGGTGAGCAGGGTCGCCCGCGCAGCCGGGACGGGCGAGATCGGTCACGTCCGTCTGGCGTACGCGGGTGCGTCCTCCAACGTGATGGTCGGATTGCTCGCCCGAGCAGTCAACCAGAACCACCCAGGCATCCACCTCGAGCTGCTCAGTCAGCACTTCGCCCAACCGGCGATGCAGCTGCTCACCCGCGGCGACATCGACATCGCCCTCGGCAGGTGGGACCACATTCCCGCCGCCGTGCGCACCCGCGTGATCGCTGTCGAGGAACTCGTCATCGCCGTCCCGGAGACCCACCGTCTAGCCGACGCCGGTGCCGTGTCGATCGCGCAGTTCGAGGGTGAGCCGTTCGTGTCGCTCCAACCGCAGACCGGCACGTTGCTGCTGGAGCGGCTGCGACAGATGAGTAGAGCCGCCGGGTTCAACGCCGATGTCGTCCAGCACGCACCGGACTCGTGGACGCTGATGTCCCTCGTCTCCGCCGAGATCGGCTGCTCATTGACCCTGTCCTCGGTGATCGACAGCATCGCCGACCCGCACTTGCGCTTCCTGCGCCTGACCGACGACGTCGCACCTGTCGAGCTGCGGATGGCGTGGCTGCGCGACAGCGACGACCGTGCCTTGCACGCCGTGCTCCGGTTGTCCGAATCCGTCCTCCCGACGCCGCAGGACTAA
- a CDS encoding NAD-dependent succinate-semialdehyde dehydrogenase: MGAYRTINPATGQTVAEYPVIGDADVADIVARSHTAYRRYRELPLAERTGILARAAQLHRDRIDELSALLTLEVGKPVTQARGEVELVASIYQYYADHAEAFLTDETLDIVGGGEALVRTEPIGPLLGIMPWNYPYYQVARFVAPNLALGNTIILKHARNCPQSALAIERVLHDAGLPADAYINAFVDSRQIAGIIADPRVQGVSLTGSEKAGSAVGEVAGRHMKKVVLELGGSDPFIVLEDADVDAAVAAGVRGRIANGGQACTASKRFIVVDAVYDEFSRKFIDAITKITPDDPTDPDTFLGPLASADAGKELEELVEDAVAKGATLHIAPGARREGAFYPPSVLTGVTPPMRAYEEELFGPTAVVYRVPSPQAAVALANESPFGLSSSVFTQDPLAAAQIARELEVGMVWINSTSRSAPDLPFGGVKRSGIGRELARYGMDEFANKKLIRTPA, from the coding sequence ATGGGTGCATACCGGACCATCAACCCAGCCACCGGCCAGACGGTCGCCGAGTACCCCGTGATCGGCGATGCGGACGTGGCCGACATCGTCGCCCGCTCGCACACGGCCTACCGCAGGTACCGGGAGCTGCCGCTCGCCGAACGGACGGGGATCCTGGCACGCGCGGCGCAACTGCACCGGGACCGCATCGATGAACTGAGCGCGCTGCTGACCCTCGAGGTCGGCAAACCCGTCACGCAGGCCCGCGGGGAAGTCGAGCTGGTCGCCTCGATCTACCAGTACTACGCCGACCACGCCGAAGCGTTTCTCACCGACGAGACCCTCGACATCGTCGGCGGAGGGGAAGCGCTCGTCCGCACCGAGCCGATCGGGCCGCTGTTGGGGATCATGCCGTGGAACTACCCGTACTACCAGGTGGCCCGGTTTGTCGCCCCCAACCTCGCACTGGGCAACACGATCATCCTCAAACACGCCCGCAACTGCCCGCAGTCCGCCCTCGCCATCGAACGCGTGCTCCACGATGCCGGGCTTCCGGCCGACGCGTACATCAACGCGTTCGTAGACAGCCGCCAGATCGCCGGCATCATCGCCGACCCGCGCGTGCAAGGGGTGTCGCTGACCGGCTCCGAGAAGGCGGGCTCGGCTGTCGGCGAGGTGGCCGGCAGGCATATGAAGAAGGTCGTCCTCGAGCTGGGCGGCTCGGACCCGTTCATCGTCCTGGAGGATGCTGACGTCGACGCGGCCGTGGCAGCCGGCGTGCGCGGCCGCATCGCCAACGGCGGCCAGGCGTGCACGGCATCCAAGCGGTTCATCGTCGTGGATGCCGTCTACGACGAGTTCTCCCGGAAGTTCATCGACGCGATCACGAAGATCACCCCCGACGACCCCACGGACCCCGACACGTTCCTCGGCCCGCTGGCGTCCGCGGATGCCGGCAAGGAGCTCGAGGAGCTCGTCGAGGACGCGGTCGCCAAGGGCGCCACCCTGCACATCGCCCCCGGTGCACGCCGAGAGGGCGCCTTCTACCCGCCCAGCGTGCTCACCGGGGTCACCCCGCCGATGCGAGCCTACGAGGAGGAGCTGTTCGGACCGACCGCGGTCGTGTACCGGGTGCCCTCCCCGCAGGCCGCGGTCGCCCTGGCCAACGAATCGCCCTTCGGGCTGTCCAGCAGCGTCTTCACGCAGGACCCTCTGGCGGCCGCGCAGATCGCCCGCGAACTGGAGGTCGGGATGGTGTGGATCAACAGCACCAGCCGCAGCGCACCGGACCTCCCCTTCGGCGGCGTGAAGCGCTCCGGCATCGGACGCGAGCTCGCCCGGTACGGCATGGACGAGTTCGCGAACAAGAAGCTCATCCGAACCCCCGCCTGA
- a CDS encoding SDR family NAD(P)-dependent oxidoreductase produces MGSRLAGKVAIVTGAANGMGRAHVRRLAQEGASVLATDVDSAGLEHTVAEANRDGGTVVGLEQDVAIAARWDEIVAEAEQRFGRLDILVNNAGVLILKPVEETTEEEWDLIFRINAKGVFLGTKAAVPALVRAGGGSIVNISSIYGIIGAPSAAAYEASKGAVRLLTKASAVDLAKYGIRVNSVHPGVIATPMTTGLLATPESTKAVLSTTILDRPGQPEEVSNVVLFLASDEASFVTGAEYVVDGGYTAQ; encoded by the coding sequence ATGGGTAGCAGGCTTGCAGGCAAGGTCGCGATCGTCACCGGCGCGGCGAACGGGATGGGGCGCGCACATGTGCGCCGCCTCGCCCAGGAAGGGGCGAGCGTCCTCGCCACCGACGTCGACTCGGCCGGGCTCGAGCACACCGTCGCCGAAGCGAACCGTGACGGCGGGACGGTCGTGGGGCTGGAGCAGGATGTCGCGATCGCGGCGAGGTGGGACGAGATCGTGGCAGAAGCCGAGCAGCGTTTCGGCCGGCTCGACATTCTGGTCAACAACGCGGGGGTGCTCATCCTCAAGCCCGTCGAGGAGACCACAGAGGAGGAGTGGGACCTCATCTTCCGCATCAACGCCAAGGGTGTCTTCCTCGGCACCAAGGCCGCGGTGCCTGCTCTGGTCCGCGCAGGCGGGGGATCGATCGTGAACATCTCGTCGATCTACGGCATCATCGGCGCACCGAGCGCCGCCGCGTACGAGGCGTCAAAGGGCGCCGTCCGGCTGCTGACCAAGGCCAGCGCGGTGGACCTGGCCAAGTACGGCATCCGGGTGAACTCTGTGCATCCCGGTGTCATCGCCACCCCCATGACCACGGGGCTGCTGGCGACGCCGGAGTCGACGAAAGCCGTGCTGTCCACGACGATCCTCGACCGGCCCGGCCAGCCCGAGGAAGTCTCGAACGTCGTACTCTTCCTCGCCTCGGACGAGGCTTCCTTCGTCACCGGCGCCGAGTATGTCGTGGATGGCGGCTATACCGCGCAGTGA
- a CDS encoding enoyl-CoA hydratase/isomerase family protein produces the protein MTTLILREGADRLHVELNRPDVRNAINDDMVDELHAVCTSLEREPRILILTGTSTPERGVFAAGADIRQLLERGRDEALAGINSGLFTRIARLPMPVIAAVDGFAIGGGAELAYAADIRIASTRAVFGNPETAIGILAAAGATWRLAELVGEPLAKEILFTGRRLDAEEALRCGLVASVHEPDQLAAAADTVADRIAGQDPLALRLSKRVLAAPRDAHPLVDELAQAILFESDAKTQLMTRFLNRSQETR, from the coding sequence GTGACCACTCTGATACTCCGCGAGGGCGCGGACCGGCTTCACGTCGAACTGAACCGTCCTGACGTGCGAAACGCGATCAACGACGACATGGTCGACGAACTTCACGCGGTATGCACGAGCCTGGAGCGAGAGCCCCGCATCCTGATTCTCACCGGAACCTCCACGCCCGAACGGGGTGTGTTCGCGGCTGGCGCAGACATCCGGCAGCTGCTCGAGCGCGGCCGCGACGAAGCGCTGGCCGGCATCAACTCCGGGCTGTTCACCCGTATCGCGCGGCTGCCTATGCCGGTGATCGCCGCGGTCGACGGGTTCGCGATCGGGGGCGGTGCGGAACTCGCGTACGCGGCCGACATCCGGATCGCGTCCACCCGCGCCGTGTTCGGCAACCCCGAGACGGCGATCGGAATCCTGGCCGCGGCCGGGGCGACCTGGCGGCTCGCCGAGCTGGTGGGGGAGCCGCTGGCCAAGGAGATCCTGTTCACGGGGCGCCGGCTGGACGCCGAGGAGGCGCTGCGGTGTGGGTTGGTGGCCTCGGTGCATGAACCCGACCAGTTAGCGGCCGCGGCGGATACCGTCGCCGATCGGATCGCTGGCCAGGATCCGCTCGCCCTCCGCCTCTCGAAGCGCGTGCTCGCTGCGCCGCGGGACGCCCACCCCCTTGTCGACGAACTCGCGCAGGCGATCCTGTTCGAGTCGGACGCCAAGACGCAGCTGATGACCCGATTCCTCAACCGTTCTCAGGAGACCCGATGA
- a CDS encoding alcohol dehydrogenase, which translates to MESTVRISTARTTMHAFAIFQDDHTVTDVELPTPTPEGTEILLRVVRSGVCHTDMHLREGYYDLGSRGRLNLIDRGVTYPLVLGHEVVGVVEAAGPDADGVSPGEHRLVYPWIGDGSCDACQAGHENLCPSPRNLGVARHGGYAEFILVPHPRYLLDVTGIEERWAATLACSGLTAYSAARKALPATASDPVVVIGAGGVGLMAIATLRALGHEAVLAVDLQERNLELARQLGATTTISARQEDLAAAIVAGAGGPVAAIVDFVNNSTTAPAAFAALRKGGTMVQVGLFGGELVIPTALLTLKIITIRGSFVGSLGELEELVGLARRGALPHLPIIDGELSATAVQDALDRLAAGGVPGRIVLSA; encoded by the coding sequence GTGGAGTCCACTGTGCGTATATCAACGGCGAGGACAACCATGCACGCATTCGCGATCTTCCAAGACGATCACACGGTGACCGATGTGGAATTGCCGACCCCGACCCCCGAAGGCACCGAAATCCTCCTGCGCGTGGTTCGGTCCGGGGTGTGCCACACCGACATGCACCTGCGTGAGGGGTACTACGATCTCGGCAGCCGGGGGCGTCTGAATCTGATCGACCGGGGCGTCACCTACCCGCTTGTCCTCGGCCATGAGGTCGTCGGCGTCGTCGAAGCGGCCGGCCCCGACGCCGACGGGGTCTCGCCGGGTGAGCATCGCCTTGTCTACCCATGGATCGGCGACGGCTCCTGCGACGCATGCCAGGCAGGTCACGAGAACCTGTGCCCCTCGCCCCGTAACCTCGGCGTCGCCCGCCACGGCGGGTATGCCGAGTTTATCCTCGTCCCGCACCCCCGTTACCTCCTCGACGTCACCGGGATCGAAGAGCGGTGGGCCGCAACTCTCGCCTGCTCCGGCCTGACCGCCTACAGTGCCGCGCGCAAGGCCCTTCCGGCCACCGCGTCCGATCCGGTCGTGGTGATAGGCGCCGGCGGTGTCGGGTTGATGGCGATCGCCACGCTGCGCGCGCTCGGCCACGAAGCAGTCCTCGCGGTGGACCTGCAGGAGCGCAATCTGGAACTGGCGCGGCAGCTCGGAGCGACCACGACGATCTCCGCCCGCCAGGAAGACCTTGCCGCCGCCATCGTCGCCGGCGCCGGTGGGCCGGTCGCGGCGATCGTGGACTTCGTCAACAACTCCACAACAGCTCCCGCTGCGTTCGCCGCGCTCCGCAAGGGCGGAACGATGGTTCAGGTCGGGCTGTTCGGCGGAGAGCTGGTCATCCCCACCGCGTTGCTCACTCTGAAGATCATCACCATCCGCGGAAGCTTCGTCGGGTCCCTCGGCGAGCTCGAGGAGCTCGTCGGGCTCGCGCGGCGCGGCGCGCTCCCGCATCTCCCGATCATCGACGGGGAGTTGTCTGCGACGGCGGTGCAGGATGCGCTGGACCGGCTCGCCGCGGGCGGCGTGCCCGGCCGGATCGTGCTCAGCGCGTGA